The segment TTTTCGGGTCGAAAATAGGAGTTGGTTGGTCGTAACAATCCGTGCATGGCTTGCATTGAGTCCATATAAGGTCACTTCCAGTATCTAATACAGCCGAGTATTTAACCGGAGGGTTTCCTATAGCTAAATCCATAAGAAACTCACCGCTTCCGCCATGAGTAGGTGCTTTAATGTTGTTAGTATCATCAGGACCTGATGATTCAGCCAAAACAGCTGCAGCTCCTAACCTGTTTAGCCTGTGGAATCCACGGTTAATACCTCTTTGGATCTTTTGGATCTTTGTGAGGTTTTTACCGGAATCCACATGTTGTAGACTTAATCGTAAACCGGATCTTGGAGGAGGATGGTTTGTTAATGATTTTCTTGATGATGAAAGAGCGATGAAACATGAGAAGATGATAAGAAAGAAAGGGAGTAacaaggaggaagaagaagtcatggtttgtgtgtgtgtgattgGATTGATGTGAGGATTAAAGAGTGTTAGTTACTGTTTATATAAAGAAGTTTTCGGACACAAGAGAAAGAGTTAGAGAGTAAAGTTCGGCGTGTAGGAAAATAGACATTGTAACTTTTTCCTACTTAAACTGAGGAGATGCTGTTTGAGAGATCCATTCAAACAAGCAaggcctattcttcctctcgttaACTGAGAAAactttgaaactatttttttctcaCCTAAATCTATTGATAAAAACATAAGCAATTATATATGGGGCCATTGTTAACTAGATGAATGACTAATAAGATGAAGGAATTAGAtgaaaaaaaatggaataaatttATATCATCCATTTCTTCATCAAAATTGCAATGGAATAAtttctttgatttttgtttacttttattgTGGAATTGGTTGAATGCTCATTTCATTTGACTCAACGTAAATGGTATATATTTGcatgaaaatgataaaataaattattgcaCATCATGATATTCCATAAAATAACAATCTAGTTGCAACTATAAATGGGCTCAAAACTATATTGAGATTGAATTTGtctgttgttcaaaaaaaaaagattgaattTGTCTAAATATTGGTAAACTGATACTGTAGATTAAGATTCTGATAATCtgaatctaaatttttaatttttaattaaattgtaATTAACTTTTCTAAATATGTTGATAAAAACAATCAATTTACTACATGGACCTAGTGTTAACTAGACCCACTTAAACATgctcattctttttttttcccgtCAAAGATTGATTTTATAGATATTCATCAACAACTGATACAACACCAACAAAGACCAACGAACACATgattaattcgtggttagctaaGCTGACGGATAAAGAAATATCCTCGGAAACGAGATCCCACGCAGGGGAAGCAAATGCCCAAACGAACCCAACATTAAAGGGCGAGTACAAACTACAAACTTAAGCTAAGCAATTAGGTTTCAAGCTAGCGGTAATACTCTCCGCCGAACAGGTATGGCAGGCATCAAGAGAACCTATGAGACTGTTTAGCGGGATTGCCCTCGGCCAAACCACCGCAAAACCACTTTCTCCTAGAAACAACGAGGACACTCCTCAAGAACCAAGCAACACGAACTCCATAGACCGGCAAGCGAGAACCTCCTTCGATTCAATCACCAAACCCCCGGAAACGGCTTAGTCGAACGCGACTGTTGAACGCCTAGGTATGAAGCCACACAACAAATCTCCACGAGATCTGAACAAACAACTATGAGCCAAGCCCACCAATCCATAAACAACACGCACAGGCCACAAACGGCAGAAGGATGGATTAGACGGGATCCATAGCAAACTCTAACAACACAACTGAAACCTGTAAATGTGAAGACGTAACCGAAAGCAAGAGGGATATGCAAAATCAACAAAACTACACAGATCTAGACAGATATTCTTAGACAACAGGTTTTGTAGCTAGACCACACCGTTAATCATAAGATCCGGAGCTTTTATCTAAGAAATCTACACAGATCTGAGAGTATATGTCGATTTGGAAGAAGCACATCACTCACAAAACGAACCCTAAGTCGCACACCGAACTACCACAGAAAGAACTTGAAAGAAAATGAAGGTTTGGAACCGGCGCCGGTGCTAAACAAGCCACCACGCGCCGGTCGACCGAGTTGACTCAGAAGGAGAAGCGACGGGAAGGGGGAGACGATAAGAAGGAGAGAGAAAGGTGAATTTCTTGTAGAGCTCTCAACATGCTCATTCTATGTCTAAAGAAACCACTCATAAAAGAACATCAACATCTTGGGAATTAGTCCAAACATGATCATCCActgtcttaaaaaaaaaaactttacacTGTTTTGTCTTCAAGTTATGAGTTGTCAACAAGCTTAAGTCCCCATTCCCCAGCTTATATCCTCACAGTATCTCACGTGCTTAACGACGTCACCCGTGTCAGATCGCTTATTTGTTTTGCAATCATATATAGTAAGGAGGAGCATGGAAACAAGGACCTGGTGACATAGCTCTACCACAAGGAGGATTCATCATATCGGTTTGATTCTCTTGCTTATACATAACCCAAACGTAGACCAAGCACTAATAACCAACTTATAAGTCAAGCTCAATAAGTACATTGCCCCAAGTTTTCCTGTTATGCATTAGCTTTGATGTCCTTCGTGACTTGGCTGATGTATTCCAATCACATCTCTAGTTACCGTTGGATTCTCCCAGTACATTGTTTTCAAGATCTCAAGTATCCTGTTGTTAAAGAAGTGACCAACACAGCTTTGAGTTTAACCTCTTCTGATGGCTGCTTTTGTTCTTCTCCTGGTTTGATCAGTTTTGGTAACACTTCTTGGCTTTGAACGCAAGAAATGATCTGCTTTGTGACTTGTGGAGATACACCTGTTTTCTCATCAAAGACTCTTATCTGAAGACCTATCTTCTCATCAGCTTTGGCTAAGTAAGCTTTATAGTAAGTACCTTGTGATTAGTCCCCACACATTGTTTGAAGGATGGAAAAGGTAACGACCCAAGTGATCAACCACGGCACACTCTTTAGTAAACTCTGATCTTCTTCACAGAAGAACATTTTGTCATGGTCGTTGTAGTCATGAGCTAGATGGATGTAAAGATGAGACAAGACACGCTGATCAGTTTCCTCTTCAGCATATCTCCATGGAAATGAGCTGAGTTTTGAGCAAAGCCACTAAACTGATTAGCTAATGTGAAGTCTTTTGGTAACAACCAAGTGGTGTCTAGGAACGGTTCCCAGAATAATAGATCAGCGAACTGCTCTCCTCCTTCAACGACCAAGACTCTATCTGTCAACATTGCACACAGAAACGCTGAGGCAATACTTATAATCCTGTTGCCTAATCCACTAAACTCCATCAACACAACATACTTGCATCCTTCTGAGTCTAAATCACCGATTTGTTTCGGTTTAAGCAGTCTTTCAGCGTTGGTATATGGTCTGGTTCCTGGTCCACATCGTTTGTGAAGCTCTTCATAAGCTCTAAGCTTTGAAAGGAGATACAAAGAAGGTTTATACGGTGAAGGTTGAGATTGGTAATCTACTCATGCAAGAATCTTTGTTGAAACCAGACACAAGTAGTCCTCCAAGCAGAGAATCTTATGGAAAAACATTcaagaaaattttataaaaccatCACAAAGGCAAAACGttttaaacatatttataaGGGCTAATTGGCGAAATAGCTAAGTCTGGGAGAGAAATTAAGTATATTAacatgattttgacataattaaatGAGTAACAATTGTTTCTCACCTCATCCGGTTCTACCCTCCACGCTTACAAGTCTTCGGTGAAAGAGAGATAAATGACGTTTTGCAAATTAAATAGATGACGATGtgatagagaaagagatgaCGTTGCGGGAAGGAGGAATGGATGATATTCACCATGCACTGTGCAGATCTTAAGGAGAGAGTAGAAGCCACGTCCTCATGAAAATAACCGCATGCTATTTACTGAGTTCAGTAAATATGTGGATGAGAATAGACCACCCTCAGAAAATATCTAGTATTCCATATATTTTGACAGTCTGTCCATCTCGTTGTTAAGTAAGAAAAAGACATTGACAAAGGTGAAAGCAGAGAACGAGTTAATGCTCAGCAGATTCGAACAGGTAATCATCAGTAACAACCAACTAATCTTTGTATTTATCTGTATTTGTAGTTGATGATCATTATAGTATTTAATATGTATGATTGTCTCAATATGGAATGGACCATTTGATGTAGATCTGAGATAGTAATTTTTTTCCTCCAACCTACAGATGACAGGGCAGGATAAAGTCTTGCTTGTACATGGGACGTGGGTCCGTGATAGCGATCAACGGTGGATATTTGAACCTGACATAACGGCCAAAGTAGAACATTTCATTCGAATTTTCTCCGGGATGACAATGACAGAGTTATTGACTTCGGTGAGAGAACGCTATCAACTATCATCGACAGATGCTACGCTGAAGCTTTCATATCAGTATCCCGAATGGGTGAGCTTTGGAGATGGAGAGCTCGAAATGCCTCAGTACATAACCGAGGACACAAAAGTCGGTGTGTTTCTAAACATGAGGAGATCTATTGAAGAAGTTCCTCTATATGTCTCTATCTACCGCCAATCACATGGAGGGAAGCTATTTACTAAGGGGCGCGAGATAGAACAGAAGGTGCCTATGGCCGAGGATGTTGGAGATGGAATCGATGAAGAAGACTGGCATACCTTTGCACTATCCGAAACCCCACTGACCATTCCACTCACTCAGCCGAAAACAAAGGCGATTCCACATTAAGTTCCAGACTATTCCGTTTCAAAGGCGGTGCGATCTGAAGAACGACTCCCTACTATTCCACTTTCTCCAGGTGGAATAGTAATCACAGAAAGAGGTGATCCCACCCGCGCTACCAGTCGTCAGACAGGCCCGAATGATAGGGAAAAAACAAACGTCCTGTGGAAGAGGAAACAGATTCAGTCTGACTCAGATGATGACATGGTCGTTCCTGTTGTTCCCCCAGTTGTTGGTGAAACCAGAGAAGGGTCTAGGCCGGTCCGGAGACGTCTATTATTTGGAAATGCTGGCATTCCAGACACTGACGGTAGAGTTGGAGATTCAAACTCTGGTTCAGTTGATTCTGAAGAATTACCAGTAGACGATGGTCTACACTGGGGTAAATTCGATGAAGCACTCCACGAGATGCTAAACAACCCGTATACGCCAGCTTTTTTTGGAAGGGATGCTCCACTTGTATTCAACAATCGGGAGGGAacaggtaaaaaaaaacttctaagTAAATACAAATGTAAAGCGACATGATAAGGAATGAAATTTAATAGAATGGATTTCTCATGCTGCTTTATATACTATATTCGTATAGTAGAAACTAATTCCATACTATATAAAACAATTGACATGCAGCTGAATGTTTCATTGACTTTGTAGGGGTTGACACGGCTCTGGCCGACATCCAATACGAGGGAGATGACTTTTATGTGGGTCGTGTTTTCAAATCCAA is part of the Brassica rapa cultivar Chiifu-401-42 chromosome A09, CAAS_Brap_v3.01, whole genome shotgun sequence genome and harbors:
- the LOC103839419 gene encoding LOW QUALITY PROTEIN: fucosyltransferase 2 (The sequence of the model RefSeq protein was modified relative to this genomic sequence to represent the inferred CDS: inserted 4 bases in 4 codons; deleted 4 bases in 4 codons; substituted 1 base at 1 genomic stop codon), which gives rise to MSKSYSLLGGLLVSGFNKDSCMSRYQSQPSPYKPSLYLLSKLRAYEELHKRCGPGTRPYTNAERLLKPKQIGDLDSEGCKYVVLMEFSGLGNRIISIASAFLCAMLTDRVLVVEGGEQFADLLFWEPFLDTTWLLPKDFTLANQFSGFAQNSAHFHGDMLKRKLISXVLSHLYIHLAHDYNDHDKMFFCEEDQSLLKSVPWLXHLGRYLFHPSNNVWGLITRYYYKAYLAKADEKIGLQIRVFDEKTGVSPQVTKQIISCVQSQEVLPKLIKPGEEQKQPSEEVKLKAVLVTSLTTGYXEILKTMYWENPTVTRDVIGIHQPSHEGHQSXCITGKLGAMYLLSLTYKLVISAWSTXWVMYKQENQTDMMNPPCGRAMSPGPCFHAPPYYYDCKTNKRSDTGDVVKHVRYCEDISWGWGLKLVDNS